One window of Amaranthus tricolor cultivar Red isolate AtriRed21 chromosome 11, ASM2621246v1, whole genome shotgun sequence genomic DNA carries:
- the LOC130827132 gene encoding phosphoinositide phospholipase C 4-like isoform X1, protein MGSYRVCCCFTRRFGFTESEPPSEIKELFKKYVDGGYYMTPEQLRRFLVEEQGLSDATTADAEKIVEDVLNQRHHIAKFTRNSLPFEDFFFFLFSVQLNPPFKPKIHQEMSAPLSHYFIYTGHNSYLTGNQLTSDCSDRLIIKALKQGVRVIELDLWPNSNKDGINVLHGRTLTAPVDLQTCLKAINEHAFCSSDYPVIITLEDHLKPKLQAKAAQMITQTFGTLLYCPDQEKPEEFPSPETLKHKILISTKPPKECLEAETDMVDVSSNASDRRMDLPDLQHPSQRKIINVVETEEEEGNGNDVCYIDKSQRFEPPAYRSLIAIPQRKCRLEEAIKNYDQGKAIRVSLSEQKLEKAVASHGKDLVRFTQKNMLRIYPKGTRFNSSNYNPFVGWTHGAQMVAFNMQGYGRSLWQMHGMFRANGGCGYVKKPHFLIDNDQVFDPKLKLPMKVTLKVKIYMGDGWRMDFKKTDFDTYSPPDFYTKVGIAGVRADETMQMTAVKDDQWTPIWNEEFSFLLTVPELALLRVEVYEYDNDKKDDFGGQTCLPVSELKPGIHAIPLYNRKGEIFNSVKLLMRFQFL, encoded by the exons aTGGGAAGCTATAGAGTGTGTTGTTGTTTCACAAGACGGTTCGGGTTTACTGAATCCGAACCACCAAGTGAAATAAAAGAGTTGTTTAAAAAGTATGTAGATGGTGGATATTATATGACACCGGAGCAACTCCGGCGCTTTCTCGTGGAAGAGCAAGGGTTGTCTGACGCAACAACCGCCGATGCCGAGAAGATCGTGGAGGATGTGTTGAATCAGAGACACCACATTGCTAAGTTTACCAGAAATTCTCTCCCATTTGAGgatttcttcttctttcttttctctgtTCAACTTAATCCTCCTTTCAAGCCCAag ATTCATCAAGAAATGAGTGCTCCATTATCGCATTATTTCATATACACGGGACATAATTCATACCTGACAGGGAATCAATTAACAAGCGATTGTAGTGATAGATTGATTATAAAAGCTTTGAAGCAAGGTGTTCGAGTTATTGAGCTTGATTTATGGCCTAATTCTAATAAAGATGGTATTAATGTTCTTCATGGCAG GACCCTTACAGCTCCAGTAGACCTCCAAACATGTCTAAAAGCAATAAATGAGCATGCTTTTTGTTCATCTGACTATCCTGTTATCATTACACTTGAAGATCACCTTAAACCTAAACTTCAAGCCAAAGCTGCTCAG ATGATCACACAAACATTTGGGACATTGTTGTACTGCCCAGATCAAGAAAAACCGGAAGAGTTCCCATCCCCAGAAACATTGAAACACAAGATACTTATTTCAACAAAGCCACCTAAAGAATGTCTGGAAGCTGAAACTGATATGGTTGATGTCAGTAGTAATGCTTCAGATAGGAGAATGGACCTTCCAGATCTTCAACATCCTTCTCAGCGTAAG ATTATTAATGTGGTTGaaactgaagaagaagaagggaaTGGAAATGATGTTTGTTACATAGATAAATCTCAGCGTTTTGAACCACCTGCATACAGATCTTTGATTGCAATTCCTCAGAGAAAATGTAGGTTGGAGGAAGCAATTAAGAATTATGATCAAGGAAAAGCTATTCGTGTGAGTTTGAGTGAACAAAAGCTAGAAAAAGCTGTAGCGTCTCATGGCAAGGATCTTGTTAGGTTTACACAAAAGAATATGTTAAGGATTTATCCAAAAGGAACTCGATTTAACTCTTCAAATTATAATCCATTTGTTGGGTGGACTCATGGAGCTCAAATGGTAGCATTCAACATGCAGGGCTATGGAAGATCATTATGGCAAATGCATGGGATGTTTAGAGCTAATGGAGGATGTGGTTATGTTAAAAAACCTCATTTTTTGATTGACAATGATCAAGTATTTGATCCTAAACttaagttacccatgaaggttaCTTTGAAG GTGAAAATATACATGGGAGATGGCTGGAGGATGGATTTCAAGAAAACTGATTTTGACACGTATTCTCCACCAGATTTTTACACCAAA GTTGGTATAGCAGGCGTTCGAGCAGACGAGACAATGCAAATGACTGCAGTAAAGGATGATCAATGGACTCCTATTTGGAATGAAGAGTTCAGCTTCCTATTAACAGTGCCTGAATTAGCTTTGTTAAGAGTTGAAGTTTATGAATATGATAATGACAAAAAGGATGATTTTGGTGGCCAAACTTGTCTGCCTGTTTCTGAATTAAAGCCTGGGATTCATGCAATTCCATTGTATAATCGTAAAGGAGAGATATTCAATTCAGTAAAGCTTCTTATGAGATTTCAATTTCTCTAA
- the LOC130827132 gene encoding phosphoinositide phospholipase C 4-like isoform X2 has product MGSYRVCCCFTRRFGFTESEPPSEIKELFKKYVDGGYYMTPEQLRRFLVEEQGLSDATTADAEKIVEDVLNQRHHIAKFTRNSLPFEDFFFFLFSVQLNPPFKPKIHQEMSAPLSHYFIYTGHNSYLTGNQLTSDCSDRLIIKALKQGVRVIELDLWPNSNKDGINVLHGRTLTAPVDLQTCLKAINEHAFCSSDYPVIITLEDHLKPKLQAKAAQMITQTFGTLLYCPDQEKPEEFPSPETLKHKILISTKPPKECLEAETDMVDVSSNASDRRMDLPDLQHPSQRKIINVVETEEEEGNGNDVCYIDKSQRFEPPAYRSLIAIPQRKCRLEEAIKNYDQGKAIRVSLSEQKLEKAVASHGKDLVRFTQKNMLRIYPKGTRFNSSNYNPFVGWTHGAQMVAFNMQGYGRSLWQMHGMFRANGGCGYVKKPHFLIDNDQVFDPKLKLPMKVTLKVGIAGVRADETMQMTAVKDDQWTPIWNEEFSFLLTVPELALLRVEVYEYDNDKKDDFGGQTCLPVSELKPGIHAIPLYNRKGEIFNSVKLLMRFQFL; this is encoded by the exons aTGGGAAGCTATAGAGTGTGTTGTTGTTTCACAAGACGGTTCGGGTTTACTGAATCCGAACCACCAAGTGAAATAAAAGAGTTGTTTAAAAAGTATGTAGATGGTGGATATTATATGACACCGGAGCAACTCCGGCGCTTTCTCGTGGAAGAGCAAGGGTTGTCTGACGCAACAACCGCCGATGCCGAGAAGATCGTGGAGGATGTGTTGAATCAGAGACACCACATTGCTAAGTTTACCAGAAATTCTCTCCCATTTGAGgatttcttcttctttcttttctctgtTCAACTTAATCCTCCTTTCAAGCCCAag ATTCATCAAGAAATGAGTGCTCCATTATCGCATTATTTCATATACACGGGACATAATTCATACCTGACAGGGAATCAATTAACAAGCGATTGTAGTGATAGATTGATTATAAAAGCTTTGAAGCAAGGTGTTCGAGTTATTGAGCTTGATTTATGGCCTAATTCTAATAAAGATGGTATTAATGTTCTTCATGGCAG GACCCTTACAGCTCCAGTAGACCTCCAAACATGTCTAAAAGCAATAAATGAGCATGCTTTTTGTTCATCTGACTATCCTGTTATCATTACACTTGAAGATCACCTTAAACCTAAACTTCAAGCCAAAGCTGCTCAG ATGATCACACAAACATTTGGGACATTGTTGTACTGCCCAGATCAAGAAAAACCGGAAGAGTTCCCATCCCCAGAAACATTGAAACACAAGATACTTATTTCAACAAAGCCACCTAAAGAATGTCTGGAAGCTGAAACTGATATGGTTGATGTCAGTAGTAATGCTTCAGATAGGAGAATGGACCTTCCAGATCTTCAACATCCTTCTCAGCGTAAG ATTATTAATGTGGTTGaaactgaagaagaagaagggaaTGGAAATGATGTTTGTTACATAGATAAATCTCAGCGTTTTGAACCACCTGCATACAGATCTTTGATTGCAATTCCTCAGAGAAAATGTAGGTTGGAGGAAGCAATTAAGAATTATGATCAAGGAAAAGCTATTCGTGTGAGTTTGAGTGAACAAAAGCTAGAAAAAGCTGTAGCGTCTCATGGCAAGGATCTTGTTAGGTTTACACAAAAGAATATGTTAAGGATTTATCCAAAAGGAACTCGATTTAACTCTTCAAATTATAATCCATTTGTTGGGTGGACTCATGGAGCTCAAATGGTAGCATTCAACATGCAGGGCTATGGAAGATCATTATGGCAAATGCATGGGATGTTTAGAGCTAATGGAGGATGTGGTTATGTTAAAAAACCTCATTTTTTGATTGACAATGATCAAGTATTTGATCCTAAACttaagttacccatgaaggttaCTTTGAAG GTTGGTATAGCAGGCGTTCGAGCAGACGAGACAATGCAAATGACTGCAGTAAAGGATGATCAATGGACTCCTATTTGGAATGAAGAGTTCAGCTTCCTATTAACAGTGCCTGAATTAGCTTTGTTAAGAGTTGAAGTTTATGAATATGATAATGACAAAAAGGATGATTTTGGTGGCCAAACTTGTCTGCCTGTTTCTGAATTAAAGCCTGGGATTCATGCAATTCCATTGTATAATCGTAAAGGAGAGATATTCAATTCAGTAAAGCTTCTTATGAGATTTCAATTTCTCTAA
- the LOC130827132 gene encoding phosphoinositide phospholipase C 4-like isoform X3, producing the protein MGSYRVCCCFTRRFGFTESEPPSEIKELFKKYVDGGYYMTPEQLRRFLVEEQGLSDATTADAEKIVEDVLNQRHHIAKFTRNSLPFEDFFFFLFSVQLNPPFKPKIHQEMSAPLSHYFIYTGHNSYLTGNQLTSDCSDRLIIKALKQGVRVIELDLWPNSNKDGINVLHGRTLTAPVDLQTCLKAINEHAFCSSDYPVIITLEDHLKPKLQAKAAQMITQTFGTLLYCPDQEKPEEFPSPETLKHKILISTKPPKECLEAETDMVDVSSNASDRRMDLPDLQHPSQRKIINVVETEEEEGNGNDVCYIDKSQRFEPPAYRSLIAIPQRKCRLEEAIKNYDQGKAIRVSLSEQKLEKAVASHGKDLVRFTQKNMLRIYPKGTRFNSSNYNPFVGWTHGAQMVAFNMQGYGRSLWQMHGMFRANGGCGYVKKPHFLIDNDQVFDPKLKLPMKVTLKPSSRMKKTTTGLLYWALE; encoded by the exons aTGGGAAGCTATAGAGTGTGTTGTTGTTTCACAAGACGGTTCGGGTTTACTGAATCCGAACCACCAAGTGAAATAAAAGAGTTGTTTAAAAAGTATGTAGATGGTGGATATTATATGACACCGGAGCAACTCCGGCGCTTTCTCGTGGAAGAGCAAGGGTTGTCTGACGCAACAACCGCCGATGCCGAGAAGATCGTGGAGGATGTGTTGAATCAGAGACACCACATTGCTAAGTTTACCAGAAATTCTCTCCCATTTGAGgatttcttcttctttcttttctctgtTCAACTTAATCCTCCTTTCAAGCCCAag ATTCATCAAGAAATGAGTGCTCCATTATCGCATTATTTCATATACACGGGACATAATTCATACCTGACAGGGAATCAATTAACAAGCGATTGTAGTGATAGATTGATTATAAAAGCTTTGAAGCAAGGTGTTCGAGTTATTGAGCTTGATTTATGGCCTAATTCTAATAAAGATGGTATTAATGTTCTTCATGGCAG GACCCTTACAGCTCCAGTAGACCTCCAAACATGTCTAAAAGCAATAAATGAGCATGCTTTTTGTTCATCTGACTATCCTGTTATCATTACACTTGAAGATCACCTTAAACCTAAACTTCAAGCCAAAGCTGCTCAG ATGATCACACAAACATTTGGGACATTGTTGTACTGCCCAGATCAAGAAAAACCGGAAGAGTTCCCATCCCCAGAAACATTGAAACACAAGATACTTATTTCAACAAAGCCACCTAAAGAATGTCTGGAAGCTGAAACTGATATGGTTGATGTCAGTAGTAATGCTTCAGATAGGAGAATGGACCTTCCAGATCTTCAACATCCTTCTCAGCGTAAG ATTATTAATGTGGTTGaaactgaagaagaagaagggaaTGGAAATGATGTTTGTTACATAGATAAATCTCAGCGTTTTGAACCACCTGCATACAGATCTTTGATTGCAATTCCTCAGAGAAAATGTAGGTTGGAGGAAGCAATTAAGAATTATGATCAAGGAAAAGCTATTCGTGTGAGTTTGAGTGAACAAAAGCTAGAAAAAGCTGTAGCGTCTCATGGCAAGGATCTTGTTAGGTTTACACAAAAGAATATGTTAAGGATTTATCCAAAAGGAACTCGATTTAACTCTTCAAATTATAATCCATTTGTTGGGTGGACTCATGGAGCTCAAATGGTAGCATTCAACATGCAGGGCTATGGAAGATCATTATGGCAAATGCATGGGATGTTTAGAGCTAATGGAGGATGTGGTTATGTTAAAAAACCTCATTTTTTGATTGACAATGATCAAGTATTTGATCCTAAACttaagttacccatgaaggttaCTTTGAAG CCATCAAGTCGCATGAAAAAGACAACCACTGGACTTCTGTATTGGGCGCTCGAATGA